A portion of the Mesobacillus sp. AQ2 genome contains these proteins:
- a CDS encoding ABC transporter ATP-binding protein, with protein sequence MFIEISNVHKQYADKNNHQVDILKDINLGVNKGEFVSILGPSGCGKSTLLSIVAGLTPATSGEIVVSGKKIEKPGKDRGMVFQQAALFPWLNVLENVIFPLKKEMPKKQAEEEAKKYLQMVQLSNYLSHYPHELSGGMQQRVAIARALAMNPDILLMDEPFGALDEQTRSRLHDQLETIWSETQKTILFVTHSISESIKLSDRIIVMGTKPGVILKDIKVEIPRPRHEHKKEMVELEEYIMGFLKKEIDKVIREELAHESKH encoded by the coding sequence TTGTTTATAGAAATCAGCAATGTCCACAAACAGTACGCAGACAAAAATAATCACCAGGTTGATATTTTAAAAGATATTAATCTAGGAGTGAATAAAGGTGAGTTTGTATCCATTCTCGGCCCATCAGGGTGTGGTAAATCTACGCTTCTTTCAATTGTCGCAGGCCTGACTCCCGCAACAAGTGGAGAAATAGTGGTTTCAGGCAAGAAAATTGAAAAGCCGGGAAAGGACAGGGGGATGGTGTTCCAGCAGGCGGCGTTGTTTCCATGGCTGAATGTGCTTGAAAATGTCATCTTTCCATTAAAGAAAGAAATGCCAAAGAAACAGGCTGAAGAGGAAGCGAAGAAATACTTGCAGATGGTGCAGCTGAGCAATTATCTGTCCCATTACCCCCATGAGCTGTCAGGCGGCATGCAGCAGCGTGTGGCGATTGCCAGGGCGCTTGCGATGAACCCTGATATCCTCCTGATGGATGAACCGTTTGGAGCACTGGATGAACAAACCCGTTCGCGTCTTCATGATCAACTGGAGACAATCTGGTCAGAGACGCAAAAAACGATTTTATTCGTAACACACAGTATCTCTGAATCCATTAAGCTTTCAGATCGAATCATCGTTATGGGGACGAAGCCGGGCGTAATCCTGAAGGATATCAAAGTGGAAATTCCAAGGCCTCGACATGAACATAAAAAAGAAATGGTCGAGCTTGAAGAATATATCATGGGCTTCCTGAAGAAGGAGAT